One Aegilops tauschii subsp. strangulata cultivar AL8/78 chromosome 7, Aet v6.0, whole genome shotgun sequence genomic window carries:
- the LOC141026613 gene encoding uncharacterized protein, whose translation MLRRLQRVGAQVLAALWPGEVIPRTPSRTADWLEVAAGRFEAWKASAARSGARRALEFVKAWYPKLSLDQLATWRQEADTELEPVRTAIIQHASAIADYTDTSAFAPEVDDNGVAQPEEWFGLNLADGKDSAEEIDSSDEGEEEEEGEDAAPDGGAAGQPQLDRASSNKARASAPPAGGDDQAETRQPATPPAGAAVSTDQPGSPAAPLV comes from the coding sequence atgctccgccggcttcagcgtgttggggcgcaggtgctagccgctctctggcccggcgaggtgattccccgcacccccagtcggactgccgactggctggaggtagcggccggccgcttcgaggcctggaaggcttctgcggctcggtcaggcgctaggcgggcgctggagttcgtcaaggcctggtatcccaagctgagcttggaccagctggccacctggcggcaggaggccgacacggagctggagccggtgcggacggctatcatccagcatgcctcggcgatcgccgactacaccgacaccagcgcctttgctcctgaggtggatgacaacggcgttgcccagccggaggagtggttcgggctgaacctgGCAGATGGcaaggactcggcggaggagatcgactccagcgacgagggcgaggaggaggaggagggtgaagacgccgcgcccgatggtggagcagccggccagcctcagcttgaccgtgcctccagcaacaaggcgcgtgcgagcgcaccgcctgcaggcggcgatgatcaagccgagactcgccagccggccactcctccagccggcgctgccgtctccaccgaccagcccggctcccctgctgcgcccttagtctaa